In Allomuricauda ruestringensis DSM 13258, the following proteins share a genomic window:
- a CDS encoding sulfite exporter TauE/SafE family protein, with protein sequence MFLSSFSDISVAAWTMAATAVFLMGVSKAGLKGMSIFNVTLMALAFGSKASTGLFIPLLIVGDTFAVIYYNRHTQWRYIIKFLPWMILGILLGVLIGKDLPEREFKWVMVVVIFISLGMLVFWDRRKSKKVPTHWLFSGSMGIFAGVCTMIGNLAGAFTNIFFLAMRLPKNEFVGTAAWLFFITNLFKMPFHVFVWKTITVESLLINLRLLPAIFVGLVLGVFLVKKINEKNYKRFILIVTAIGAVAILFR encoded by the coding sequence ATGTTTCTTTCCTCTTTCTCAGATATTTCCGTTGCCGCATGGACCATGGCAGCAACTGCTGTCTTTTTAATGGGAGTTTCCAAGGCAGGTCTTAAGGGAATGTCCATCTTTAATGTAACGCTAATGGCCTTGGCTTTTGGCTCCAAAGCATCCACGGGACTTTTTATTCCCTTGCTGATTGTGGGCGACACTTTTGCCGTGATTTATTACAATCGACATACCCAATGGAGGTATATTATAAAATTTCTTCCATGGATGATTTTGGGAATCCTACTAGGAGTTTTGATTGGGAAAGACCTTCCTGAGCGTGAATTTAAGTGGGTCATGGTGGTCGTGATATTCATAAGTCTGGGCATGTTGGTGTTTTGGGACCGAAGAAAGTCCAAAAAAGTACCTACACATTGGTTGTTTTCCGGTTCCATGGGAATATTTGCCGGTGTTTGCACAATGATCGGAAATTTGGCCGGAGCGTTTACCAATATTTTCTTTTTGGCGATGCGATTGCCCAAGAATGAATTTGTGGGCACGGCAGCCTGGTTGTTTTTTATCACCAATTTGTTTAAAATGCCTTTTCATGTTTTTGTCTGGAAGACTATAACCGTGGAAAGTCTTTTGATCAATTTACGATTGCTCCCAGCTATTTTTGTTGGTTTGGTTTTAGGTGTTTTCTTGGTGAAGAAAATCAACGAAAAAAATTACAAACGCTTTATTTTGATTGTAACGGCGATTGGTGCGGTGGCGATTTTGTTTAGGTAA
- a CDS encoding M14 family metallopeptidase, whose translation MISKTANLKTLLLSAVMTLSCAAFSVAQTVPSPEDVYGFRVGADYKLADYSQIEDYLSQLDAASNRVKKIEIGETVLGRKMYLLFISTEENLAQLDKWKDISTKLARVQVGDEEAVKLSEEGKAIVWVDGGMHSTELAHGQMTSELAYTLATSETAEMQKIRENVITLLMPVMNPDGLDIVVDWYRKNQGTAYETSRPPILYHYYMGHDNNRDWFMNIMPETYNVTKILYNEWYPQIVYNHHQSSPSWTKISLPPYADPVNPRIHPAITAGVSEVGSAMTKRFSLENMPGAIADNFYTMFWNGGGRTVPYYHNMIGILTETGHTTPTPRFYDPEKLPKTVAGGTPTDGTDIMYPDPWKGGESHFRDAVDYMLTATWATLDLAADRKSNYLHNIYKMGKSAVEKGTAEDLFAYIISKEQWDSFEAVNLVNVLLQGGIEIEKATKDFTVNGKEYEEGSYVIYTAQAFRPYLLDLMEKQNYPTRFQYPGGPPDTPYDLAGWTLPMQMGIDVDKIAESFEAPTEKVTNLVEYYEGDVNRNGAFGYALSVNTNASVVATNKVLKAGGTAYKSMTEFKAGKETFPAGSYIVSGEKEMMESLADEYGLKFTGLSAKPEVQLKKIHLPKVGLYKSWVANMDEGWTRFVMDEYEFDMDTLHDADIKTKDLSQYDAIIIPSQRPSSILHGHSNLSMPEKFTGGIGLKGSVALSDYMEEGGTLIAFDAASNFVIEQFGLPLRDAVASADSKDFFIPGSLIKAGIDTSHPLAFGMKDTVAVSFNRSRAFTINKQSKKGEGGEEDIKDAPAPEVEVIATYAAKDLLMSGWAMGEEKYIAKKPAMVKAKYGKGSAILFAFRPQFRAQPRGTYKLIFNAIYEGASE comes from the coding sequence ATGATTTCTAAAACTGCAAACCTCAAAACATTGCTGCTTTCCGCAGTAATGACTTTGTCTTGTGCTGCTTTTTCCGTAGCACAAACAGTCCCCTCCCCCGAAGATGTATATGGATTTAGGGTGGGAGCCGATTACAAATTGGCCGATTATTCCCAAATTGAAGATTATCTGTCCCAATTGGACGCTGCTTCCAATAGGGTGAAAAAAATTGAAATTGGAGAAACCGTATTGGGTCGTAAAATGTACCTATTGTTCATCTCCACAGAAGAAAACTTGGCACAACTCGACAAATGGAAAGACATCAGCACCAAACTGGCACGAGTTCAAGTAGGTGACGAAGAGGCCGTAAAGCTTTCCGAAGAAGGTAAGGCCATTGTTTGGGTAGATGGTGGAATGCACTCCACGGAGCTGGCCCACGGACAAATGACCTCCGAACTGGCTTACACCCTCGCGACCTCCGAAACGGCCGAAATGCAAAAAATCAGGGAAAACGTGATTACCCTTTTAATGCCGGTAATGAACCCTGATGGATTGGACATTGTTGTGGACTGGTACCGCAAAAACCAAGGCACTGCTTATGAGACTTCACGCCCTCCGATTTTGTACCATTACTATATGGGCCACGACAACAACAGGGATTGGTTTATGAACATTATGCCAGAAACCTACAATGTTACCAAAATACTTTACAACGAATGGTATCCGCAGATTGTGTACAATCACCACCAATCTTCCCCATCTTGGACCAAAATTTCGCTCCCTCCATACGCCGATCCGGTAAACCCAAGAATTCACCCAGCCATTACTGCAGGTGTTAGCGAGGTAGGCTCTGCCATGACAAAGCGTTTTTCTCTTGAAAATATGCCCGGTGCCATTGCCGATAACTTTTACACCATGTTTTGGAACGGTGGCGGAAGAACCGTGCCTTACTACCACAACATGATCGGTATTTTAACGGAAACGGGGCACACCACCCCAACCCCAAGATTCTACGATCCCGAAAAATTGCCCAAAACCGTTGCTGGGGGCACACCGACCGATGGAACCGATATTATGTACCCAGACCCATGGAAAGGGGGCGAATCCCATTTTAGGGATGCCGTTGATTATATGTTGACAGCAACTTGGGCCACATTGGACCTTGCCGCCGACCGCAAGAGCAACTACCTACACAATATTTATAAAATGGGTAAATCCGCGGTGGAAAAAGGTACGGCCGAAGACTTGTTTGCTTACATTATCAGCAAAGAACAATGGGATTCATTTGAAGCCGTGAATTTGGTGAACGTATTACTCCAAGGTGGAATTGAAATTGAAAAAGCTACAAAAGACTTTACGGTAAATGGAAAAGAATACGAAGAAGGCTCCTACGTAATCTACACGGCACAAGCTTTTAGGCCGTACTTGTTGGACCTTATGGAAAAACAAAACTATCCGACCCGTTTCCAATATCCCGGTGGACCTCCGGACACACCATACGATTTGGCCGGATGGACGTTACCAATGCAAATGGGTATCGACGTTGACAAAATTGCTGAGTCATTTGAGGCTCCAACTGAAAAAGTCACAAATCTTGTAGAATACTACGAAGGCGATGTTAATAGAAATGGTGCATTTGGATATGCCCTTAGCGTTAACACCAACGCCTCGGTGGTGGCCACAAACAAAGTGCTAAAAGCGGGGGGAACTGCATACAAAAGCATGACCGAGTTCAAAGCTGGCAAGGAAACTTTCCCTGCGGGTTCTTACATTGTTTCTGGAGAAAAAGAGATGATGGAATCCTTGGCCGATGAATACGGACTTAAGTTTACCGGATTGTCCGCCAAACCAGAGGTTCAATTGAAAAAAATCCACTTGCCCAAAGTAGGATTGTATAAATCTTGGGTGGCCAATATGGATGAAGGATGGACGCGCTTTGTAATGGATGAATATGAGTTTGACATGGATACCCTGCACGATGCCGATATTAAAACCAAGGACTTGTCCCAGTATGATGCCATTATTATCCCATCACAAAGGCCAAGCTCCATTTTGCACGGGCACAGTAATTTGAGCATGCCCGAAAAATTCACGGGCGGAATTGGCCTTAAAGGTTCAGTGGCTCTTAGTGACTATATGGAAGAAGGCGGAACCTTGATAGCTTTTGATGCCGCTAGTAATTTTGTAATTGAGCAATTCGGATTACCATTGCGCGATGCCGTAGCAAGTGCCGATAGCAAAGATTTCTTTATTCCAGGATCTTTGATCAAGGCCGGAATTGATACTTCCCACCCATTGGCTTTTGGTATGAAAGACACGGTTGCCGTTTCATTTAACAGAAGTAGGGCCTTCACCATAAACAAACAAAGTAAAAAAGGTGAAGGTGGTGAAGAGGACATTAAAGATGCTCCTGCCCCAGAAGTTGAAGTAATAGCCACCTATGCCGCCAAAGACCTATTAATGAGCGGTTGGGCCATGGGTGAAGAAAAATATATTGCCAAAAAGCCTGCGATGGTCAAAGCCAAATACGGAAAAGGATCGGCAATTTTGTTTGCGTTCCGTCCACAGTTTAGGGCGCAACCTCGCGGAACCTACAAGCTGATTTTTAATGCGATTTACGAAGGCGCTTCGGAATAA
- a CDS encoding riboflavin synthase, translated as MFTGIIETLGKVEKLEKEGGNLHITVASDITSELKIDQSVSHNGVCLTVVSLDGDNYTVTAIEETLNKTNLSDLELGEVVNLERAMVLGARLDGHIVQGHVDQTAVCKSIEEKNGSWIYSFEYDPKLNNVTIEKGSITVDGVSLTVVDSQKNSFSVAIIPYTHEHTRFHTYKVGTTVNLEFDVVGKYVSRLLELRG; from the coding sequence ATGTTCACAGGGATCATAGAGACTTTGGGTAAAGTTGAAAAGCTGGAAAAAGAGGGTGGAAATCTGCACATTACCGTTGCTTCGGATATTACTTCAGAATTGAAAATTGACCAGAGTGTTTCGCACAATGGGGTATGTTTAACCGTGGTTTCTCTTGACGGCGACAACTATACCGTGACGGCCATTGAAGAAACCCTGAACAAAACCAACTTGAGCGACTTAGAGTTGGGCGAAGTAGTGAACTTGGAACGGGCCATGGTTTTGGGCGCCCGTTTGGATGGCCACATTGTTCAGGGGCACGTGGACCAAACAGCTGTTTGTAAATCAATCGAGGAAAAAAACGGCAGTTGGATCTATAGTTTTGAATACGACCCCAAACTCAATAATGTAACCATTGAAAAAGGCTCCATCACTGTGGACGGAGTGAGCTTGACCGTGGTTGACTCCCAAAAAAACAGTTTCAGCGTAGCGATTATTCCCTACACCCACGAACATACCCGTTTCCATACCTACAAAGTAGGGACTACTGTAAACTTGGAGTTTGATGTGGTGGGGAAATATGTTTCCAGATTATTGGAATTAAGGGGCTAA
- a CDS encoding sodium:solute symporter family protein, giving the protein MKLELLDYIIIFGFFAIVLFIGIYVSKKSGKNTAEYFLSGRSMPWWLLGFSMVATTFSTDTPNLVTDFVRTDGVSGNWGWWAFLLTGLLTVFVYAKLWRKSNVATDMEFYDLRYGGKPAHFLRGFRSLYLGVVFNVMAMSAVTLAAIKIGQVMLGLEPVETVLLGGTITVIFSAVGGFRGVVYTDFLLFFVAMGGAIGAAVYLVNMPEVGGLDNILANAQVQEKMSILPDFSDTEALIGLLIIPLAVQWWSAWYPGGEPGGGGYIAQRMLAAKNENHAIGATFFFNILHYALRPWPWILVALASIVVFPDLDSIRQAFPNVPENILKNDLAYSAMLTKLPTGLLGLVMASLGAAYMSTISTHLNWGSSYIVNDFYKQQVNKNASEKELVNVGRISTVVLMILSSLFALELNNATQLFDIIIMFGAGTGLIFLLRWFWWRINAWSEIVAMFSSGIISILFWKYEDVLFLSEAAPFPGWSKFPLVVLITTILWLATTFLTKPEENKVLYRFYKITKPGGPGWNKIHAEAKADGVSLDDGNEKWTVPSGVLAMIVGCILVYGCLFATGNWIYGNYPLAMGLTGLVLVATFFLIKIWRGMRSVL; this is encoded by the coding sequence ATGAAACTAGAACTTTTAGATTACATCATCATTTTTGGATTCTTCGCCATAGTCCTTTTTATCGGAATCTATGTATCCAAAAAATCAGGAAAAAACACAGCAGAATACTTTTTATCTGGCCGTAGCATGCCCTGGTGGCTTTTAGGCTTTTCCATGGTAGCGACTACGTTCTCCACGGATACTCCCAATTTGGTAACGGATTTTGTTCGTACCGATGGGGTTTCCGGAAACTGGGGTTGGTGGGCCTTTTTGCTTACTGGTTTGCTTACGGTTTTTGTTTACGCGAAACTTTGGAGGAAATCCAATGTTGCCACCGATATGGAGTTTTACGATTTAAGATATGGTGGAAAACCCGCTCATTTTCTAAGAGGGTTTAGGTCGTTGTACTTGGGTGTGGTATTTAATGTGATGGCCATGTCGGCCGTAACTTTGGCCGCCATCAAAATTGGACAGGTAATGCTGGGTCTGGAACCTGTTGAAACTGTGCTGCTGGGAGGTACAATTACCGTAATATTCAGTGCCGTTGGTGGTTTTAGAGGAGTGGTCTATACCGATTTCCTGCTGTTTTTTGTTGCCATGGGCGGTGCTATTGGAGCAGCGGTCTACTTGGTAAATATGCCCGAAGTTGGTGGTTTGGATAATATTTTGGCCAATGCACAGGTGCAGGAAAAAATGTCCATCCTACCCGATTTTTCAGATACCGAAGCTTTAATAGGTTTGTTGATCATACCCTTGGCGGTACAATGGTGGAGTGCGTGGTATCCCGGTGGTGAACCAGGTGGGGGCGGCTACATTGCACAGCGAATGTTGGCAGCTAAAAATGAAAATCACGCTATTGGAGCAACGTTTTTCTTCAACATATTGCATTATGCACTAAGGCCTTGGCCTTGGATTTTGGTGGCATTGGCGTCCATCGTGGTATTCCCAGATTTGGACAGTATTCGTCAAGCCTTCCCAAATGTGCCCGAAAACATCCTTAAAAATGATTTGGCCTATTCCGCCATGCTCACCAAATTGCCCACAGGCTTATTGGGATTGGTAATGGCTTCTTTGGGAGCGGCCTACATGTCAACCATTTCAACACACCTCAACTGGGGTTCCTCTTATATTGTAAATGATTTTTACAAGCAGCAGGTCAATAAAAACGCTTCAGAAAAGGAATTGGTGAACGTGGGAAGAATTTCCACCGTTGTTCTGATGATCTTGAGCAGTTTGTTTGCTTTGGAACTTAACAATGCAACGCAATTGTTCGATATCATCATCATGTTTGGAGCGGGAACCGGGCTTATCTTTTTATTGCGATGGTTCTGGTGGCGCATCAATGCATGGAGCGAAATTGTTGCCATGTTCTCCTCGGGAATCATTTCCATTTTGTTCTGGAAGTACGAAGACGTGCTCTTTTTGTCAGAAGCGGCACCATTTCCAGGCTGGAGCAAATTTCCACTGGTCGTGCTTATAACCACGATACTTTGGTTGGCAACAACCTTTTTGACCAAACCTGAAGAAAACAAGGTGTTGTACCGATTCTATAAGATTACCAAACCAGGAGGCCCAGGATGGAACAAGATTCATGCGGAAGCCAAAGCGGATGGAGTTTCTTTGGACGATGGGAATGAAAAATGGACAGTTCCATCAGGTGTATTGGCCATGATCGTGGGCTGTATTTTGGTATATGGATGCCTTTTCGCCACAGGAAACTGGATCTATGGCAATTATCCGTTGGCCATGGGACTCACGGGTTTGGTGTTGGTAGCAACATTTTTCTTGATAAAAATTTGGCGCGGAATGCGGAGTGTGCTTTGA
- a CDS encoding bacteriophage abortive infection AbiH family protein yields the protein MGSQVIFNRIILIGNGFDRSLGMPTSYSHFLDWSRLRAIKNALENKPSLRLEHQEFQFETNLFRITTNEATANWLNEAIKNVESFSSLEKKLSQRREFLFKLSISPKHPFITELLKFDSKYKWVDIEQMYFDRLLKTGKHEINGFHLYFGLVKQELLNYLSTLEINKDKGHVLMSKYRKHFFGKILQYDSSLKIYEETDQNPTHFYFVNFNYTNFLLQLMEYSPSHAMDENTINHIHGNLNEYPIVFGYGNETGENYSKLESLGNDYLENIKSTHYFNSTHYRDLEIQLNSPYEVYVYGLSCGLSDQILLNTIMQKENCKQIRIFYNKYDDVNDNYRETLMNISRVFDDKEVMRSKIISKQPDDFIRQIK from the coding sequence ATGGGTTCTCAAGTAATATTTAATAGGATAATTTTAATAGGCAATGGGTTTGATCGTTCATTGGGAATGCCCACATCCTATTCCCATTTTCTTGACTGGTCTAGATTACGGGCTATTAAAAATGCATTAGAAAATAAACCGTCGTTAAGATTAGAGCATCAAGAATTCCAATTCGAAACCAATTTGTTTCGTATTACTACAAATGAAGCTACAGCTAATTGGTTAAATGAAGCCATAAAAAATGTGGAATCATTTTCAAGTTTAGAAAAGAAACTGTCACAAAGACGAGAATTTTTATTTAAGCTTTCTATAAGCCCTAAACACCCATTCATAACCGAGCTTTTAAAGTTTGATTCTAAATATAAATGGGTTGATATTGAACAAATGTATTTTGATAGGCTTTTAAAAACCGGCAAGCATGAAATAAATGGGTTTCATCTATACTTTGGGTTGGTAAAACAAGAGCTGTTAAATTACCTGAGTACACTAGAAATCAATAAAGACAAAGGGCATGTACTGATGTCAAAATACAGAAAGCATTTTTTTGGTAAGATTCTTCAGTATGATTCATCTCTAAAAATCTATGAAGAAACAGACCAAAACCCTACCCATTTCTACTTCGTAAATTTTAACTACACTAATTTTTTATTGCAATTGATGGAATATTCTCCAAGTCATGCAATGGATGAAAATACAATCAATCATATTCATGGTAATTTGAATGAATACCCCATAGTCTTTGGGTATGGAAATGAAACTGGCGAAAATTATTCTAAATTGGAGAGCCTGGGAAATGATTATTTAGAAAATATAAAATCAACTCATTACTTTAACAGTACTCATTACAGAGATTTGGAGATTCAATTAAATAGTCCTTATGAAGTCTATGTTTATGGCCTTTCATGTGGATTATCAGATCAGATTTTGCTGAATACAATCATGCAAAAGGAGAACTGTAAGCAGATTAGAATCTTCTATAATAAATACGACGATGTTAATGACAACTATCGGGAGACCTTGATGAATATTTCTAGAGTGTTTGATGATAAAGAAGTTATGAGAAGCAAAATAATATCTAAACAGCCAGATGATTTTATTAGGCAAATTAAATAA